From one Pecten maximus chromosome 8, xPecMax1.1, whole genome shotgun sequence genomic stretch:
- the LOC117332202 gene encoding uncharacterized protein LOC117332202, whose protein sequence is MSDGRKSHYCWIKDMGRLLNDRYSHGHRYYHCMYCLQGFTKERILNDHISYCREHGTKKVKLPSEEDKWLFYKDVRKQLKVPYIIYADFESFQVPIHGCEVDPQKSHTEKTTQHIPSSFAYKVVGLTKETSNNPVIYRGPDVAENFIECMLREQEEIEQRFKHVEPMIMTGCDWQSFKSATICHICGKGMGDDRVRDHCHVTGAFRGAAHNECNTNYKYTGRIPVVFHNLRGYDSHLIMQAIGKVSDKEIKCIPNNMEKYISFSMGCMDFIDSFQFMGTSLEKLIGNLSAEGKDKFSHMTQHFGDEKIELLLQKQVYPYDYFDGPHRFRETSLPTKEAFRNSLTGEDVSEEKYHHAYKVWKELGIQNLGEYSDIYVLTDVLGLADVFENFRNLCLESYGLDAAHFYTAPGLAWQAALKMTNVRLELLTDIDQHLFIEEGLRGGISMISHRFAEANNPYVPGYIPMKPTEYITYLDANNLYGWAMSQYLPTHDFVWLTDSEKDMLDITIVTDDANRGYILEVDLEYPSELHDLHNEYPLAPERVTVEKDEFSDYSKTLFRELAQCRNSHDCLDHYNSAQKLVPNLRNKEKYVAPWLKTYKDYNKEKRKQSRNNFEKDFYKLMNNSVFGKTMENLRKRMDVKLVNSKKKAMKLTCKPIFHEFRIFSEDLVGVHMLKQKLYLNRPIYVGFSILDISKTLMYGFHYNYIKRKFGSNARLLFTDTDSLSYTIQTDDFYQHMLEDSDLFDTSEFRKDNPLYSTKK, encoded by the exons ATGTCGGATGGACGTAAGTCTCACTACTGCTGGATCAAGGATATGGGCCGGCTTCTGAATGACCGGTATTCCCACGGACATAGATATTACCACTGCATGTATTGCCTGCAAGGGTTTACCAAGGAACGAATTCTAAATGACCATATCTCATACTGTCGTGAGCACGGGACCAAGAAAGTGAAGCTACCTTCAGAAGAGGATAAATGGTTGTTCTACAAGGATGTCAGAAAACAATTAAAGGTGCCATACATCATATATGCAGACTTCGAGTCATTTCAAGTGCCTATACATGGATGTGAGGTTGACCCGCAAAAATCACATACTGAGAAGACCACCCAACATATTCCTTCTAGTTTCGCTTACAAAGTTGTAGGTCTTACAAAAGAGACTTCCAACAATCCAGTGATTTATAGAGGACCAGATGTGGCGGAGAACTTTATAGAATGTATGCTGAGAGAGCAGGAAGAAATCGAACAGCGCTTCAAGCATGTCGAGCCGATGATCATGACAGGTTGTGATTGGCAATCATTCAAAAGTGCAACTATATGTCACATTTGTGGAAAAGGGATGGGCGATGATAGAGTGCGGGATCATTGCCACGTGACGGGAGCATTCAGAGGAGCAGCTCACAACGAATGTAACACAAACTATAAGTATACAGGACGGATTCCGGTCGTCTTCCACAATCTGAGGGGTTACGATTCCCATCTTATCATGCAAGCAATAGGAAAGGTGTCTGATAAAGAAATCAAATGTATTCCAAATAACATGGAGAAGTACATATCTTTCTCCATGGGTTGTATGGACTTTATCGACAGTTTCCAGTTTATGGGAACATCATTGGAGAAACTAATCGGAAATTTATCTGCAGAGGGTAAGGACAAGTTCTCACACATGACGCAACATTTTGGTGACGAGAAAATCGAACTCCTCCTTCAAAAGCAAGTATACCCCTACGACTATTTCGATGGCCCCCACCGGTTTCGAGAGACCAGTCTCCCTACAAAGGAAGCGTTTCGCAACAGTCTGACGGGAGAGGATGTATCAGAAGAAAAGTACCACCACGCATACAAAGTCTGGAAAGAATTAGGTATACAAAATCTTGGTGAATATTCAGACATATACGTGTTGACAGATGTTCTAGGTCTCGCCGATGTATTTGAAAACTTTCGAAATTTATGTCTGGAATCCTATGGCCTCGATGCAGCTCATTTTTACACTGCTCCCGGTCTGGCATGGCAAGCAGCTCTAAAAATGACAAATGTCAGACTCGAACTGCTTACCGACATCGACCAGCACTTGTTCATTGAGGAAGGCTTGAGAGGAGGCATATCCATGATAAGTCACCGATTTGCTGAGGCCAACAATCCCTACGTCCCAGGATATATCCCAATGAAACCAACAGAATACATCACCTACTTGGATGCAAACAATTTGTATGGCTGGGCCATGTCTCAATACCTGCCGACTCATGATTTCGTCTGGCTCACCGATAGTGAAAAGGACATGCTTGATATCACGATAGTTACCGATGATGCGAACCGTGGATATATACTGGAAGTAGACCTAGAGTATCCTTCAGAACTCCACGACCTACACAACGAATATCCACTAGCCCCCGAACGAGTAACCGTTGAGAAAGACGAATTTTCTGACTATAGTAAGACATTGTTTAGGGAACTGGCACAATGTAGAAATTCACATGATTGCTTGGACCATTACAACTCAGCACAGAAACTCGTCCCAAACCTTAGAAACAAGGAAAAATATGTG GCGCCATGGTTGAAGACTTATAAAGATTACAACAAGGAGAAAAGGAAACAATCTCGAAACAATTTCGAGAAAGATTTCTATAAGTTAATGAACAACAGCGTATTTGGCAAGACCATGGAGAACTTAAGAAAGAGAATGGACGTCAAGCTTGTAAACAGTAAGAAGAAGGCAATGAAACTAACCTGCAAACCCATATTCCACGAGTTCAGAATTTTCTCTGAAGATTTAGTCGGTGTTCACATGTTGAAACAGAAATTGTATCTGAATCGACCAATCTACGTCGGATTCAGCATCCTGGACATCTCAAAAACCTTGATGTATGGTTTTCATTACAATTACATCAAACGGAAATTTGGATCTAATGCCCGCCTTCTCTTTACCGATACCGACAGTCTATCTTATACTATTCAGACAGATGATTTCTACCAACATATGTTAGAGGACAGTGATTTATTCGATACATCGGAGTTCAGGAAAGACAATCCCCTCTACAGTACAAAAAAATAA